CCGTTTTCCTCTGCGTGTGTGTTGAGGGGGCCTAAAACCAATAAGCTAGTTAAAACAGATGATAACAAATTATTTCTCTGAAAGAACATAATAAACCAAAAAAATATAGAAAACCTTTCTTTAATAATAGCTTTTGAAAATTAAATTTTTAATTTCTTTTTTTATAAAGAATTTATTAAAAAGGGCTTGTCAACTATCGATAGACTCTGTAATAATCCGCGTTCTTCTTAGGATTTTTTTCAAGGTCGTCTCATGAATGCTTCTCAACGCTTTAACGATAAGAAAGTTGCTATCCTCCCCGCTCGATGGGGAAGTTCTAGATTCCCGGGGAAACCCTTAGCGGAAATCGCAGGAAAGTCTTTAATAAGAAGAACTTACGAAAGTATTTCCTCTTCGAAAAAACTCGATAGAGTTATTGTTGCTACTGATGATAAAAGAATCTATGATCATGTGTTAGAGTTTGGTGGTCAGTGTGTTATGACTTCAGAGTCGTGTTCCAATGGCACTGAACGTGTGGGAGAAGCTGCGCGTCTGTTCTGTCCCGAAGCAGAAATTATTGTAAATGTCCAAGGCGATGAGCCGTGTATGCCCTCCTACGTTATAGATAAAATGATAGAAGAAATGGAATTACGTCCAGAGGTTCAGATCGTAACCCCGGTGTCTGTAGGACACGATGAAGAAGAGATTTTTACCGAAAGAAAGGTCAAGTGTGTTTTTGATCAGAATGGAAGGGCCTTGTACTTCAGTCGAAGTCTTATTCCCAGCCAGTTTAAAGTGAAAGCGGATATTTACATTCACCTAGGGGTATACGCCTTTAGAAGAGATTCTTTAGAGACTTATTTAAAACTGCCTAAAACTCCTTTAAGCCTTTCAGAAGATCTCGAACAATTAAGGATCCTTGAAAGCGGCGGTAGTGTGCACGTATGCATGTCTGACGTAAAACCTCCTTCTGTAGATTACCCTGAAGATATCAAAAAAGTAGAGAATTATTTGTTATGTCATTTAAATGCTTGTTCTTAACGGGAGGAGTAGTCTCTTCTCTGGGGAAAGGATTAACCGCAGCGTCTTTGGCTTTGTTGCTAGAGCGTCACGGACTCTCCGTTTCTATGTTGAAGTTGGATCCATACTTAAACGTAGACCCCGGAACTATGAATCCCTTTGAACATGGGGAAATCTATGTCACTGACGATGGAGCCGAGACAGACTTAGACTTAGGTCATTATTACCGGTTTTCTTCGGTGAATCTTTCTAAGCTGTCTACTGCTACCTCTGGTCAAATTTACGCTAGGGTCATTAAGAAAGAGCGAGAAGGGCGTTATTTGGGAAGCACTGTTCAGGTCGTCCCCCACATTACTAATGAAATCAAGGAAGTCATAAGAAGTTGTGTAGGAGACCAGAAACCCGATATCGTTATCGTAGAAATCGGAGGAACGGTTGGAGATATAGAGTCCCTCCCATTTCTGGAAGCTATTAGACAGTTCCGCTACGAAAATGCTCAAGACTGCCTAAATTTTCATATGACATATGTCCCCTACCTCAAAGCTTCTGGCGAAATTAAAAGTAAGCCCACTCAGCACTCCGTACAGACTTTAAGGGGGATAGGCGTTATTCCTGATGCCATATTATGTAGGTCTGAAGTGGCTTTATCTGGAGATCTTAAACGAAAAATAAGCCTGTTTTGTAGCGTTCCAGAGGAAGCTGTTTTTAACATTCCTGATGTAGAAGCTTCCGTATATGAACTCCCCTTAATCTTGGATGAAGAGTCTATTGCTCAGTTTGTTATGAGTCGGTTAGGCTTCTCCTCTGGTGATAGGAAAAATAATCTTGATGATTGGAAAAAATTAGTCAGTGTTCTGAAATCTCCTAAAGATAAGATCTCTGTCGGTGTCGTGGGTAAGTATTTACAACATAAAGATGCTTACAAGTCTATCTTTGAGTCTCTTTCTCATGCAGCAGCAGGTCTTGATTGCACCGCGGAAATAGTCCCTGTAGATGCCGACAAATTTGATGAGTCCAGCTTGAGAGATTGTCAAGCTTGTCTAGTGCCTGGAGGCTTTGGTAATAGAGGTTGGGAGGGGAAAATTCTTGCAGCAAAGTATTGCAGGGAGCATAACCTCCCCTATTTTGGCATTTGTTTAGGTCTTCAGGTAATGGTTGTTGAGTTTGCAAGAAATGTCCTTGGGTTAAAAGATGCTGATTCGTTAGAAATGAATCCCCAAACCCCACACCCAGTGGTCTGTATCATGGATGAACAAAATCAGATCGTTGATAAAGGGGGTACTATGAGACTAGGAGCTTACCCCTGTGTCTTAGAAGAGGGATCCAAAGTTCTTGCCGCATATGGGTATGAAAATATTTCTGAAAGGCATAGGCATCGTTATGAAGTCAATAACCTCTATGAAGAGCAATTCTCCAAAGCCGGGTTGCGTACTGTAGGGAAGTTTCTTCCTCAGGGACTGTGTGAGATCATGGAGTTAGAAAATCACAACTGGATGATAGGAGTACAATTTCACCCCGAATTTAAATCAAAGCTAGTAGCCCCTCATCCGCTCTTCAAAGCTTTTATTTCAAAAGCAATGAGTATCAGAGCTCGGTCATAAGATGGACGAAAGTCAAAGATCCTTTTTATGTTTAGATTATGGTAAAAAGCGTGTGGGCGTAGCAGTTGCTATGCCTCCCCTCTACGTCGTTTTGCCTTTGGGCAATATCGAAACCAAAAGAAGTATGGAAGATACTGCTAAAGAGGTTTTATCTTTGGTCGAAGCACGAAACATCACTTGCGTGGTTATAGGAAACCCTCTCCACCTAAAAGGAGGAGATAGCCTAGGCAGTAACGAAGTTGCTCTTTTTAGAGATGTTTTGGAAAAAGTGCTAGGATTCTCTCCTATTCTTTGGGATGAAAGGCTCTCTTCAGCAGAAGCCGATAGAATGCTAAGGGAAAAAGAGATGAATCGAAAACAAAGGGCTAAGCAAGTAGACTCTGTAGCAGCGTCTCTAATCTTATCAAGTTTTCTCGCTAGTAATGGTTATTCGGTGTACTAAAAAGGAAGGCTTTCTTGAAAACTATTTTACCAAGGGTATGTTATGATGTTTCCTGTTCCTCCTAGGGAGTTCCCAAATGAAATGCCTCCCTGTGTCTTAGTTATTTTTGGAGCTACGGGAGATTTAACAGCAAGAAAACTTCTTCCTGCTTTGTATAACTTATCCAGAGAAAATCAGTTGCCGGATCGCTTCGCTTGCGTAGGCTATGCTCGTAGACCTAAAGATCATGATGTTTTTCGCTCAGAAATGCAAGAAGCTGTGTCTATGTATGGTAATCATAGGGAGTTAGATGTGCATGCCTGGGAAAGGCTGCAGAAGAGGTTGTTCTATCATCAAGGCTTTTTTAACGAAGATAAGGATTACATATCGCTCAAAGATTTTCTGCACCAGCTAGATTCTGAGTTCTTTACCGAGGGCAATAGATTATTCTACCTGTCTACTCCGCCAAGTAATTTTCAAGAGATTATTAAACAGCTTAGGAGCCATGAGCTATTTATTCCTCATAAAGAGCCTTCTTCGTGCTGCTCCAAGAAGTCTTCTTGGACACGAGTGATTATAGAAAAACCTTTCGGTCATGATCTGGAAAGCGCTAAGGAATTGCAGAAGTGCATTGATGATAACTTGTGTGAAACATGTGTGTATCGCATAGATCATTACCTAGGGAAGGAAACGGTACAAAATATTCAATCAATACGTTTTGCTAACAAAATCTTCGAGTCTTGTTGGGCAAAAGAATGTATAGATAACGTCCAAATTACAGTGAGTGAGTCTATAGGGATAGGCTCGAGAGGTAATTTCTTCGAACAGTCAGGAATGTTAAGAGATATGGTGCAAAACCATATGATGCAGCTGTTGTGCTTGTTAACAATGGAACCCCCTACGAGCTTCTCTTCTGAAAGTATCAAAAAAGAAAAAATTCGAGTTTTGAATAATGTCGTCCCTTTTTCGGAAATTCAGTCTCCAACATACCCCGTTGTAAGAGGGCAATACGGGCCGGGTAAGGTCGGTGGAGTATCTGTTAAAGGATATCGACAAGAGGATCTTGTCGCTCCAGACTCTTTGGTAGAAACTTATGTAGCTTTAAAAATGCTTATAGATACTCCACGCTGGCAAGGGGTGCCATTTTACCTGCGAGCAGGTAAACGATTGGAAAAACGTTGTACAGAAATTGCAATAACTTTTAAAAAGCCCATCCACGGGGATTTTTTCTCTAAAGAAAAGTTAGAAAACGATTTATTAATTATTCGTATACAGCCAGACGAAGGGGTTGCTCTGAAATTTAACTGTAAAGTCCCCGGGGTTAGCAATCTCGTCAAACCTGTAAAAATGGATTTCAGATACGATAGCTACTTCAAAACCCAAGCCCCAGAGGCTTATGAGCGCCTTCTGTGTGACTGTATATTGGGAGATAGAACCCTATTCACTGGTAATGATGAAGTAATAGCTTCCTGGGAACTCTTTACTCCCCTACTAGAAAAATGGAGGAATGATCCTTCTGACGCATTGTTCCCTAACTATGTCGCAGGTTCTTCCGGTCCACAATGTGCCGATGCTTTGATGCATGCCGATGGTAGAAGCTGGAGGGTCTTATAGCTAAATATGAGTATCATGGTCAATCTTAATCATGGAAATAGATGGTTGTTAACTAGTAGTGATCAGGAGTTCCTTTCTTTCGCTGTCAGAGATTGGATCTCTTGTGCGAATAAATCCATTGAAAGCAAGGGAAGCTTTTTCGTTGCCCTTTCTGGAGGATCCACTCCTTTGGCTATTTTTTCTGAACTAGTGAAGAAGAAATCTTTGATTGCTGATATTTCGAAGATTTTCTTTTTCTGGGGTGATGAAAGATGTGTTCCCCCAGAGACTGCAGAAAGTAACTACGGAAATGCAATGGCTATTCTCAGAGAATTAGGGGCCCCAGAAGACCATTTCTTTAGGATGAAGGTAGAAAATCCTGAAGGAGATGTCGATTATGAGAAATTATTAACAGAACGTGTTCCCGAAAGTAGCTTTGATTTTATTATGTTGGGTGTGGGAGATGATGGCCATACGGCCTCCTTATTCCCGAAAACGAAGGCTTTGGACGTCAAAGATCGGCTAGTTGTTTTTAATGATGTGCCCCAACATCAAAGTAAGCGAATGACGCTTACTTTCCCTTGCTTGCAGAGAGGGAAGCACAACGTTTTTTATGTAAAAGGTGATGCGAAAAAAGCAGTGGTGAAAAGCATCCTAGAGACCAGCATTCTCTCCAACGAAGAAGCTCTCCTCCGAGAAAAGTTTCCTGCAGAACTTGTTGGAACAGAGAACAACCCCGCCTTCTGGTTTCTAGCTCCAGATACGTATGACTTAGCCGATTACGAGAGGATCCCTCCCGAAAGGAAGCTAGTGCTACCTTAGGAGAGCCTCCTCTTCAGCAAAAGACCTAGACCTCTCCTTTATTAAGCGGAGGCTGCTAGATTAGCCAAACACGGTTGCGGAGCCTTCTCCTCGAGAGCAGAAAAAGCTTCTCTAACAGATAGGGTAAGCAAAACGCATGTGTAGTCAGCACAATTGAGCTCTTCAAGGTCAGGGAGATTGGACTTCCTAACCAGCCAGTATAAACCGATCCCTAGGATAGGAAGCATCAACATAAACGACGGCGTAAAGTGTGCAATATTCACCCTTCCCCATACCCTCTTGTACAAAGTCTCCTTCGAGCAATCACCTTTACAAGTTATCCTGTGCAAAAGCTCTCTGATTATGCCGTAGAGAGTTTTAAGTATGAATATGAGGCTTCCAACAATTCCGCAAATGATCGCCACTATAGGAAAAAGTAAAATATCTATAGCAACAGCAGCTATCCTACCAACTTTTTCTTTAGGGGAAAGATCCTCGTAGTGCTTGTGGTTAGTACAAGCTAGAGAAATATGGGAAAACATTTGTACTTTCCAAGTTTTTTTTTTTAAGATTCTACAGCAAAATAACTTTTTTTTAAACAGAAGCTTCTTTTGTTAAGAAATCTTAATTATCTTTATTAGAAAAAGCGCCAGATTTTTCCAATTCTTCATAGCTTGGAGGAGGCGCTGAGGGAGAAGAACTTTCTTCATAGGGTGGAGCAGAAGGAGTAGGAGCAGGCCCCTGCGACCCTATGAGACTTGTCGATGTGAATTTTTGTGATTGAAAGTACGTGTGGTAGCTAGTTGAAGATGTAGTTTCCTCTGAGTGTGCACAATACGTGGGGCTTTTATTTGATGTTTGAGCCCCCTCCCTAGGTGCTCGTATACCCGAGTCATCGTCCAAAAAATCGAACGCTGAAGATAGTCTAAAGTTTGATATTGTTTCCGGGGTTTGTTTCGCCATCAGGTAAAAGCAAAGTGATTTTTCTATGTTCTCTGCAGAGCGTTTTCTCGCCCTCCTTTCTAATATTAGCAGAGGAAGATAGAAAATACTTACTAGCCCTATTAATGAAAGGCCCACTATCGTTAGACATGATAAAACTCCGCCAAGGTATACAGACGACGTCGCTGCCAGAATAGAAGCTGCAAGAATCAAAATTAAGCCTGCGCTAAGAACTAAATCTAAGATTCCAAACATCAGTTTAATGCGCATATAAGATTTTTCGGCCTTATATGCCTCCTTAGCAGAAGCTACCAACAGGGCTTGTTGATTGCGAGTATCTCTTATGGATGCTGCGCTACTCATAATAAAGTTGAGAAGCTTTCTGGACCTTTCCACAGATTTTGCGAACAAGACTATATTTCTGACACCCAAAATGGTGGAGGAAAAGAGAAGGACAACAGCAATTATAATGGCGAAAACTCTGTTAGGCTCCACAGATTCAGAATCATCATAGCGTCTTCTTGGGCAGTTAAAAAACAAGTCAAAGACACATCGTGAACACAAATCTATATTGTACCAGTTATACATGAGTAACGGTATGTCACCGTCTACCTGGTCCCCTCCTCCAGAAAATCTTGGAGCCTCTTGAAAGCCTATCCGGGTGACCAGGGATTCTAGATCCCGAGTAGCGCGAGGACTCGAGGGATTTGTCAAATTCCTCTGCACGCGTCTTGCATCAGAACAAACTACAAACTCATCCGAAAGAAAGGCCCCCGAACCAGAAGAAGTCGATTCCGCCCCTAATAAGGCCAGGATAGAAGACTGAATCTCAGTATCTAGATTATTTAACGGCTCCATGCCCAAATATTTTACAGGAGTTGCTTTTAAAAAAATAAAAGAAAAAACAAATGTCCTGACTAAATTTGAGAATGAGGGGTATCTTTAATTTTCTAAATCAGAGTAGCTTGGTGGCGGAGAGCCTGCTCCCCACCCCTCCCATGAACCCGCATGACCTTTGGGACCTTTGATTAAGAGTTTCTTTACAAAGTTCTCGTCCTCTTCGAAAGAAAGTAGGTCTGGAGTAATGTTCAGATGAGCCAAGGATATTGGCGTCTGTTTTGCTAGTAAATAAAAACAGAGAGCCTTTTCCAGATGACCAGATACTTTTCTTTTGGCATAGCTTTCTAAAAGCAGAAGAGGGAGATAGAATACAGCAGCTGTACAGGCTATGGATAAGCCAATCACTGTAAGATGAGATACTACACCACACATACATGCTACTGAAAACAAAGCTAATACGGGCTGTACTAAACAAAGAACTATGCCAACAAAGAACACCACCTCCAAAAGCCCAAAAAGCAGCTTGATTCGAGAGTAAGCTTTCTCTGCTTGGTAAGCTTTTTGGGCTGCAGAAACCATAGCGGCTCTCTGCGGGCTTAAAATGCTCCTACCCCTTGTCTGACTCGAGATAAAATCAAGAAGGGCTTTAGAACGTTCTCGAGACTTCGCTAAAAGAATAAGATGCCTGACCCCACAGACAATTGAAACAAATAAGAGCATTATCGCTATGATGTGCGATATGCATCTCCCACAGGCAGTGCCTGTAAGTTGCTCCATAGGGAGGAAAAGATCTGCACATATAGCAAGAAGGCTCACTCGGTAGAAATCCTGCAGGTATACAGCTTCAGTCTCAGATAAATCATGAGACTTGAAAGTTGGAGAGGTTCCCGCTCCTATTCGATGAAGTAAAGACAGAAGGTCCCTCGTCGCGTCAACACTAAGAGGATTTTCTAAGCTTTCAATGACTCTTTGATTATCAGAGCACTTGATAAACTTCTCAATCAAGCAAGAAGTCGATCCAGAGTCCACCGCGTTGGCGCCTATCAGTGCAAGGATAGAAGACTGTATAGAAAAATCAGAAACTTCTGCAGATCCCATGACGAAAGATCTCCCTTTGTCTAAATGAGAGCGGAGAGTCTACATCTTTCTTTTTTTTTGTTAAATTTTTTGTTAGAAGAAATAGTCAAGGATTCTCTTGACAAAAGAGATCTTGTGCTTGAAACTCCCTTCTTTATTCGGGAGGTTTATGTCAGAAAGCAAAGTAGTTATTTTAATGGGGCCCCCAGGGTGTGGTAAAGGCACTCAGTCTTCAAGAATTTCTCAGAAAACAGGAAAACCCCATATAAGTTCAGGCAATTTATTTCGAGAGAATATAGCCAATTCTACTCCCCTAGGGGAAAAAGTTGCAGAGTGCATTTCAAAAGGACTTCTGGTCCCCGATGATCTAGTGATTTCCATGATTGAACAGCGAGTTAATGAACCTGACTGTAAAGACGGGTACATTATTGATGGCTTCCCTCGAACAGTTAGGCAGGCAGAACAATTTTCTCAATCACTGCTTATCAAAGGTTGCTCTTTTATTGTTCTAAACATAAAAATCTCCGACCAAGAAGTATATGATAGGTTGACGTCTAGAATTACTTGCTCCTCTTGTGGACAAACTTTCAAAAAAGGATCTTTTTCTACTGAGAATAATTGTCCTGTTTGTCAAGGAGCTCTCGTCATCAGAAAAGATGATAATGCTGAAGTTATCAAACAGCGCTTGAAAACCTATCAAGAAGAAACGTTCCCCATCATAGCTTTTTATGCAACAACGGGAAGACTTGTGGAGATAGATGGTTCGGGAGATGAAGAAGAGGTATTTTCAGAAGTACTAAAAAATTTGTAAACGCAAAGTTCCCTTATCGCGGAAACAAATTTTTATCCGTTAATACCCTTCTTTGGTAAAATGCTCCCCTAAGGATTTTCTTTTCAATGGAGGAGCTTTGTCTTCTTTGTCTATTGTTGACCTTGTTCAGAGTTTTTATCCGGAAGCCTCTAAGACTTCTATAAAGGAATGGATAAGGCTTGGAAGAGTTTCCGTCGGCGGAGAGATAGTCTCCGAGTTCTCTAAAACCTTCAGCGAAGAAGACAAGGTTTCTTTACTCCCCCTTCGTAAAGAAAAAATTGTAAATGGTATAAAAATTCTTTACGAAGATAGAAGTTTCGTAGCTATTAATAAACCTCCTCAGATGTTGAGCGTGCCTACAGAAAACGGCGGAAACAATGCTCTAGCTCTACTACGACATCATTATCAAACTTCAGGAATATTTCCTGTTCACAGAATAGATAGAGATACTTCTGGACTAATGATTTTTGCTAAAGGTGTTCGGGCTAAAGAACAGTTTTCCTTGCTTTTTGAAAAACACGATATATTACGTTATTACATAGCTATTCTGGATGGGAAGTTACAAACGAAGAAGACTCGTTTTGAAAGCTATCTTAAGGAGTTGGAATCGTATAGAGTCGTCTCTGTAACACCAAAAACAGAAGGAGCTAAAAAAGCCGTAACACATATCAAAGTTCTAAAGGAGTCTAAAAATTTCTCTTATGTACTAGCTCAGCTAGAAACAGGAAGAAAGCATCAAATTCGAGTTCATTGTGCAGAAGCTGGATGTCCTGTGGTTGGGGATTCCGTATACGGGAAAAGAGAATCTGTAAGTTCTAAGAAAATGCTGTTGCACGCATTGTCTCTTTCTTTTATTCATCCTTTCAAGAAAATACCTATGAACTTAAGGGTGCCCATTCCTCAATATTTCTCTCGGCTAGGGTTCCCTGACCCTTATCAGCACTTGAACTCATTGTAATAGTGGAGATGGTGTATGGAGCGATTTGTTGTCGCTGCCTCACTCTTTGAGCTCTTTTCCCACAAAGAGGGCCTAGAAACCCAACTGGTATTTGGAGAAGTTTTAGACTCTTCTTCTCCTAAGCCTCCTATGCGTCCTGTTTATCGAGCTTTGGAGCAGGAAACAGTGGTAAAGGGAGAGTTTATTCCCTACCCAGGGTATCACGCTTTTAGTCGAGATTTTTCAGAGTTCAGCCCCTTTTTTCTCAACCTCATCCCTATGGAACCAACATACAGGCCAAACGTTGTTGTAAAAACCTTAGATGCTCGGTTATTACCTTGGAATATCCCTCTCCCCTACGGGACCTATTTACAGTGTGATTTTTTTGGAAACGTCTCCTTACCTTTTTCTAAGGAAATTTTTGATCCATCGTATCGAAAAATCTTATCCAAAGCCTATTGCTCTCCCAAATGTGTAGCCCCTATTCCCAGAAAGCTCGATGTTCATGAATTATTAAAAGATGCTTATCAAATGCTAGGAATACCTTACCTATATGGAGGTAGAACAGCTTTTTCCACGACCTCTAGGTCTATGGGTATAGATTGTTCTGGGTTTGTTAATCTGCTTTTTAGGGCTCAAGGGATTTTTTTCCCCAGGAACGCTTCCGATCAACATAATTACTGCACGCCAGTTTCTTCCTTCAATTTGCTTCCTGTCGGAGGGCTTATCTTTCTTGAAGAAGAAGGAATATTAAATCATGTTATGATTAAATCTATAAATAATGAAATCATACATGCTTCACTTAGCGTCGGGTGCGTAAACGTTATTAAAGAAAAAAAATCTTTTCTTGTGGACGGTAATAGGATGTTATTACTTTGCAAAAAACAAGGCAAAGACATTTGGAAGGCGTACGAAGCCTTTTATGGCGTTCCAAAAAACAATAAAAAAGCCGAAGAACTTGTCTGAAAGTCTTCGGCCTTTTGAACACACCAACGAGATTTTGAACTTAACGTTTGGAGAATTGGAAACTCTTTCTAGCCTTTTTATGGCCGTATTTCTTCCTTTCTTTCTTTCTAGGATCCCTGGTTAAGTATCCCAAAGACTTCAAGTCCTGTTTGTTGGCTTCATCTTCTTTAACCAGAGCTCTAGATATCCCTAATCTGGTAGCTATGGCCTGACCCTGAACTCCGCCACCGCTCACTCTGATTATGATATCGTACTGGTCTTCCCCTTTTCCTGTTGTTTTGAAAGGAGCTAAGATCATATCCCTCTGAACTTGTATAGGAAAATACTCTTCAAAAGTTCTTCCATTGATATCGATCTTTCCTGTTCCTGGGCGCAATCTAACGCTAGAAACGGCTCTCTTTCTTCTTCCTGTGGCAACAGATTCTTGAATAGCACTAACCTTCGACACGATCTACTCCAATTTTATGCGCTTAGCACAACAGGTTTCTGAGCCTGAAATTCTTCATAATTTCCGCCCTTAATCACCCGAAGAGATTTAATTTGTTTATTACCAAGACGAGTCTTAGGAAGCATTCCCTTTACGGCATGCGTAATGATGTAGCCAGGATTTCTAGCTAGCATGTTCTCAAAAGGAACCTCTCTCATTCCACCTATATAGCCGGTGTAGTATTTGTAGGTCTTTTGAGCCTTCTTAGCTCCAGTAAGTCTAACCTTCTCTGCATTGATAACGATGACCCCATCCCCAGAAGAAACGTGTGGAGTAAAAGTGACCTTATGCTTTCCTCTTAAGATCTTAGCTATTTCAGAAGACAATCTTCCCAGAGTTTTATTTGAAGCGTCAATAACGAACCAAGATTTCTTCCCTGCATCGCAAGCTCTAAGCATGGTCGTTCTCGTTTCTTTTCTTCTTTCCATTTCTAACCCCTTGGTGATGTCGGGATTATAGGATCTAAGGAATTTTTTTCCAAATAAAAACCTCTTTATAAGCCCCTCAGATTGAGGATAAAATATTATTTTATAGGTTTTTAAGTTTTTTACGAAAAAGATCCATTTTTTAAAACGCACTGTCTAGAGCATTTCTCCACAAGACGGCTGTTATGGGTTACCAGTATGATTCCTTTCCCCTCTGTTGCTAGACCTAGTAGAAGATTATGAATACTCGAGGAAGTTTGGTCGTCAAGGTTGCCTGAGGGCTCATCTGCTAATAAGATCTTTGGATCATTAATTAGAGCTCTAGCTATAGCTACGCGCTGTTTTTCTCCCCCAGAAAGAAGAGCAGACTTTATTTTTAATTTATTCTTTAAACCAACCTTCTCAGCCAAAAATTCCGCTCTTTTTATAATGTCTGGGTTTCTTTTTGGGGTAATGCCAGCAATAATGGCAGGCATTAAAATATTTGTTTCTACGGTCTCATTTTCTAACAAATGGAAGTGCTGAAAAACAAACCCCAAATATTTATTTCTAATCAAAGGGTATTCTTTGGAAGAGAAAGCCTTGTCAAAAAATAAAAGTTCTCCTGAAGAAGGCATATCCAAGGTCCCTAGAATGTTTAATAAAGTCGTCTTTCCATTTCCTGACGACCCTGTAATAGCCAGAACTTCTCCTTCGTGCAGAGATAAGGATATCCCCTTGAGCACTTGATGAGGGGTGCCTTGGTTAATAAAAGTTTTATAAATATT
This is a stretch of genomic DNA from Chlamydiifrater phoenicopteri. It encodes these proteins:
- the kdsB gene encoding 3-deoxy-manno-octulosonate cytidylyltransferase gives rise to the protein MNASQRFNDKKVAILPARWGSSRFPGKPLAEIAGKSLIRRTYESISSSKKLDRVIVATDDKRIYDHVLEFGGQCVMTSESCSNGTERVGEAARLFCPEAEIIVNVQGDEPCMPSYVIDKMIEEMELRPEVQIVTPVSVGHDEEEIFTERKVKCVFDQNGRALYFSRSLIPSQFKVKADIYIHLGVYAFRRDSLETYLKLPKTPLSLSEDLEQLRILESGGSVHVCMSDVKPPSVDYPEDIKKVENYLLCHLNACS
- a CDS encoding CTP synthase; this translates as MSFKCLFLTGGVVSSLGKGLTAASLALLLERHGLSVSMLKLDPYLNVDPGTMNPFEHGEIYVTDDGAETDLDLGHYYRFSSVNLSKLSTATSGQIYARVIKKEREGRYLGSTVQVVPHITNEIKEVIRSCVGDQKPDIVIVEIGGTVGDIESLPFLEAIRQFRYENAQDCLNFHMTYVPYLKASGEIKSKPTQHSVQTLRGIGVIPDAILCRSEVALSGDLKRKISLFCSVPEEAVFNIPDVEASVYELPLILDEESIAQFVMSRLGFSSGDRKNNLDDWKKLVSVLKSPKDKISVGVVGKYLQHKDAYKSIFESLSHAAAGLDCTAEIVPVDADKFDESSLRDCQACLVPGGFGNRGWEGKILAAKYCREHNLPYFGICLGLQVMVVEFARNVLGLKDADSLEMNPQTPHPVVCIMDEQNQIVDKGGTMRLGAYPCVLEEGSKVLAAYGYENISERHRHRYEVNNLYEEQFSKAGLRTVGKFLPQGLCEIMELENHNWMIGVQFHPEFKSKLVAPHPLFKAFISKAMSIRARS
- the ruvX gene encoding Holliday junction resolvase RuvX; the encoded protein is MDESQRSFLCLDYGKKRVGVAVAMPPLYVVLPLGNIETKRSMEDTAKEVLSLVEARNITCVVIGNPLHLKGGDSLGSNEVALFRDVLEKVLGFSPILWDERLSSAEADRMLREKEMNRKQRAKQVDSVAASLILSSFLASNGYSVY
- the zwf gene encoding glucose-6-phosphate dehydrogenase → MMFPVPPREFPNEMPPCVLVIFGATGDLTARKLLPALYNLSRENQLPDRFACVGYARRPKDHDVFRSEMQEAVSMYGNHRELDVHAWERLQKRLFYHQGFFNEDKDYISLKDFLHQLDSEFFTEGNRLFYLSTPPSNFQEIIKQLRSHELFIPHKEPSSCCSKKSSWTRVIIEKPFGHDLESAKELQKCIDDNLCETCVYRIDHYLGKETVQNIQSIRFANKIFESCWAKECIDNVQITVSESIGIGSRGNFFEQSGMLRDMVQNHMMQLLCLLTMEPPTSFSSESIKKEKIRVLNNVVPFSEIQSPTYPVVRGQYGPGKVGGVSVKGYRQEDLVAPDSLVETYVALKMLIDTPRWQGVPFYLRAGKRLEKRCTEIAITFKKPIHGDFFSKEKLENDLLIIRIQPDEGVALKFNCKVPGVSNLVKPVKMDFRYDSYFKTQAPEAYERLLCDCILGDRTLFTGNDEVIASWELFTPLLEKWRNDPSDALFPNYVAGSSGPQCADALMHADGRSWRVL
- the pgl gene encoding 6-phosphogluconolactonase, whose translation is MSIMVNLNHGNRWLLTSSDQEFLSFAVRDWISCANKSIESKGSFFVALSGGSTPLAIFSELVKKKSLIADISKIFFFWGDERCVPPETAESNYGNAMAILRELGAPEDHFFRMKVENPEGDVDYEKLLTERVPESSFDFIMLGVGDDGHTASLFPKTKALDVKDRLVVFNDVPQHQSKRMTLTFPCLQRGKHNVFYVKGDAKKAVVKSILETSILSNEEALLREKFPAELVGTENNPAFWFLAPDTYDLADYERIPPERKLVLP
- a CDS encoding ABC transporter ATP-binding protein, with translation MEPLNNLDTEIQSSILALLGAESTSSGSGAFLSDEFVVCSDARRVQRNLTNPSSPRATRDLESLVTRIGFQEAPRFSGGGDQVDGDIPLLMYNWYNIDLCSRCVFDLFFNCPRRRYDDSESVEPNRVFAIIIAVVLLFSSTILGVRNIVLFAKSVERSRKLLNFIMSSAASIRDTRNQQALLVASAKEAYKAEKSYMRIKLMFGILDLVLSAGLILILAASILAATSSVYLGGVLSCLTIVGLSLIGLVSIFYLPLLILERRARKRSAENIEKSLCFYLMAKQTPETISNFRLSSAFDFLDDDSGIRAPREGAQTSNKSPTYCAHSEETTSSTSYHTYFQSQKFTSTSLIGSQGPAPTPSAPPYEESSSPSAPPPSYEELEKSGAFSNKDN
- a CDS encoding adenylate kinase translates to MSESKVVILMGPPGCGKGTQSSRISQKTGKPHISSGNLFRENIANSTPLGEKVAECISKGLLVPDDLVISMIEQRVNEPDCKDGYIIDGFPRTVRQAEQFSQSLLIKGCSFIVLNIKISDQEVYDRLTSRITCSSCGQTFKKGSFSTENNCPVCQGALVIRKDDNAEVIKQRLKTYQEETFPIIAFYATTGRLVEIDGSGDEEEVFSEVLKNL
- a CDS encoding RluA family pseudouridine synthase, with protein sequence MVKCSPKDFLFNGGALSSLSIVDLVQSFYPEASKTSIKEWIRLGRVSVGGEIVSEFSKTFSEEDKVSLLPLRKEKIVNGIKILYEDRSFVAINKPPQMLSVPTENGGNNALALLRHHYQTSGIFPVHRIDRDTSGLMIFAKGVRAKEQFSLLFEKHDILRYYIAILDGKLQTKKTRFESYLKELESYRVVSVTPKTEGAKKAVTHIKVLKESKNFSYVLAQLETGRKHQIRVHCAEAGCPVVGDSVYGKRESVSSKKMLLHALSLSFIHPFKKIPMNLRVPIPQYFSRLGFPDPYQHLNSL